One window of the Pseudomonas lurida genome contains the following:
- a CDS encoding efflux transporter outer membrane subunit — MIKSHWPLLAAMALGGCVNLAPQYERPEAPVSEQWLPAANLPKGQVGADIKWQQFCTDRRLAQLQQLALANNRDLRLASLNVEKARAQYRIKRADLFPTVDASVSGTHSRTPGSLSNTGTAVTTHDYSAQLGLSSYELDVFGRVRNLRDEALEDYLALTETRRSTQISLVAEVATAWLTLAADNERLLLAQETLTSQLATYDLTQRSYALGGSSALSVAQAQTTVESARGDVASYESQILQDRNALRLLVGSDLPEALLPGTRLESASVLVDIPAGLPSSLLQQRPDVLSAEHTLKSANIDIGAARAAFYPSISLTANAGSSSSALAGLFKSGSGAWTFAPSISVPIFDAGSNRATLDSAKVEREIQVQTYQQTLQTAFREVADALAVRSTLDRRIAAQQALTDASRKSFELSDALYRGGSQSYLEALDAQRSLYSAQQDLITLRLTEQSNRITLYKVLGGGWN; from the coding sequence ATGATCAAGTCACACTGGCCTTTGCTGGCCGCCATGGCCCTGGGCGGCTGCGTCAACCTGGCGCCGCAGTACGAACGCCCTGAGGCCCCCGTCTCCGAGCAATGGTTGCCGGCGGCCAACCTGCCCAAAGGACAGGTTGGGGCTGATATCAAGTGGCAGCAATTTTGTACCGACCGCCGCCTGGCGCAGTTGCAGCAATTGGCGCTGGCCAATAACCGCGACCTGCGCCTGGCCAGCCTTAACGTTGAAAAGGCCCGGGCGCAGTACCGCATCAAGCGCGCTGACCTGTTTCCTACCGTCGACGCGAGCGTCAGCGGCACTCATAGCCGTACGCCGGGATCGTTGTCCAACACCGGCACGGCAGTCACCACGCACGACTACAGCGCTCAGTTGGGGCTGAGCAGCTATGAACTGGACGTGTTCGGCCGGGTTCGCAACCTGCGCGATGAGGCGCTGGAAGACTACTTGGCGTTGACGGAAACCCGGCGCAGCACGCAAATCAGCCTGGTGGCGGAAGTTGCCACCGCCTGGCTGACCTTGGCCGCCGACAACGAACGGCTGCTGCTGGCCCAGGAAACCCTTACCAGCCAGTTGGCCACCTACGACCTGACCCAGCGCAGCTACGCCTTGGGCGGCTCTTCCGCGTTGTCAGTGGCGCAAGCCCAGACCACCGTCGAATCGGCACGGGGCGATGTAGCGTCCTATGAAAGCCAGATCCTGCAGGACCGCAATGCCTTGCGCCTGCTGGTGGGCAGTGATCTACCCGAGGCCCTCTTGCCGGGCACGCGCCTGGAGTCGGCGTCAGTGCTGGTGGATATACCAGCAGGCCTGCCCTCCAGCCTGTTGCAACAACGCCCGGACGTGCTCTCGGCCGAACACACACTCAAGTCCGCCAACATCGATATTGGCGCGGCCCGTGCGGCGTTTTACCCGAGCATCAGCCTGACCGCCAACGCCGGCTCTTCCAGCTCGGCATTGGCCGGCCTGTTCAAGTCCGGCAGCGGCGCCTGGACGTTTGCCCCGAGCATCAGCGTACCGATTTTTGACGCGGGCAGTAACCGCGCAACCCTGGATTCGGCCAAAGTCGAACGCGAGATTCAGGTGCAGACCTATCAGCAAACCCTGCAAACCGCATTCCGCGAAGTGGCCGACGCGCTGGCGGTGCGCAGCACCCTGGATCGCCGTATTGCCGCGCAACAAGCGCTGACCGACGCCAGCCGCAAAAGCTTCGAACTCTCGGACGCCTTGTATCGGGGCGGCTCCCAAAGCTACCTCGAAGCCCTGGATGCGCAACGCTCGCTCTACAGCGCACAACAGGACCTGATCACCCTGCGCCTGACCGAGCAGAGTAACCGCATCACGCTGTACAAAGTGCTGGGGGGCGGTTGGAATTAA
- a CDS encoding MlaA family lipoprotein gives MCAFRSTLSGCVQVLGCACFIMMSPLCLANSDADPWEGVNRPIFAFNDVLDTYAMKPLAQGYQFITPGVVQDGIHNVFNNLGEVKNLANDVLQAKFHSAGVDTSRFLLNSTIGLVGLIDVATPMGLQRSDEDFGQTLGYWGVNSGPYLVLPFLGPSTLRDAPAILPDAYANPVRYIGDVPTRNSLYGLGVIDGRAQYLTAEKLMTGDKYTFIRSAYLQSRAFKINGATVKDDF, from the coding sequence ATGTGTGCTTTTCGTTCCACTTTAAGCGGTTGCGTCCAAGTGCTGGGCTGCGCCTGTTTCATCATGATGTCACCGCTGTGCCTTGCGAATTCCGACGCGGACCCATGGGAAGGTGTTAACCGACCGATCTTCGCATTCAATGACGTACTGGATACCTATGCAATGAAACCCCTCGCCCAGGGCTATCAATTCATCACGCCCGGTGTTGTCCAGGACGGCATTCATAATGTGTTCAACAACCTGGGGGAGGTCAAAAACCTGGCTAACGATGTCCTCCAGGCGAAGTTCCACAGTGCTGGCGTCGACACAAGCCGCTTTTTGCTCAACAGCACGATTGGCCTGGTGGGGTTGATCGATGTCGCGACCCCCATGGGGCTACAGCGCAGTGACGAAGATTTCGGGCAAACTCTCGGTTACTGGGGGGTCAATAGCGGGCCTTACCTGGTGCTGCCGTTCCTGGGGCCAAGTACACTGCGCGATGCGCCAGCCATCCTTCCCGATGCCTACGCCAATCCGGTTCGCTACATTGGCGACGTGCCTACGCGTAATAGCCTGTACGGCCTGGGCGTGATCGACGGACGGGCTCAATACCTGACAGCCGAAAAGCTCATGACCGGCGATAAATACACGTTTATTCGAAGTGCCTATCTGCAAAGCCGAGCGTTCAAGATCAACGGCGCAACCGTAAAGGATGACTTTTGA
- the baeS gene encoding sensor histidine kinase efflux regulator BaeS: MKLSISTKLFIAVLAGVLLVILSMGLATSWSFGRGFLGYLNEQALERMAPVLPRLASAYAREGNWEFLRNQPDRWFDIMRPELGEDPAKNDLRTPLASDLTGALFRIALLDKHKKRVNGYPDIGTDALLRPIVVADETVGWLAVTPFQSVTEAGGERFQQYQLRTSLVMGAFSLLLAMLIAWWIARTLLEPVKRVAAATHRLASGEFSSRVAVTSNDEVGQLARDFNQLAYTLERNEQMRREFMADVSHELRTPLSVLRGELEAIEDGVRTLDQGSMQSLQGEVSMLSKLVDDLYELSLADVGALTYRKSACALEPLLRASVSMFQERLNARHLRIELDLPAPPVELLADAGRLQQLFSNLLENTVRYTDPNGLIRISVVLDRADVCIDILDSGPGVSAEQLPRLFERFYRGESSRNRASGGAGLGLAICHSIALAHGGSLSAAHSPLGGLWLSLRLPRNT; the protein is encoded by the coding sequence ATGAAGTTGAGTATCTCCACCAAACTGTTTATTGCGGTACTGGCCGGTGTGCTGCTGGTCATCCTGAGCATGGGCCTGGCGACAAGCTGGAGTTTTGGACGGGGCTTTCTCGGGTATCTCAATGAGCAGGCACTGGAGCGCATGGCGCCGGTGCTGCCACGCCTGGCCAGTGCTTATGCGCGGGAGGGCAATTGGGAGTTCCTGCGTAACCAGCCGGATCGCTGGTTCGACATCATGCGGCCCGAGCTCGGCGAAGATCCGGCGAAGAACGACTTGCGCACCCCCTTGGCCTCGGACCTGACGGGCGCCCTGTTCCGGATCGCCCTGCTGGATAAACATAAGAAGCGCGTGAACGGCTACCCGGATATTGGCACCGACGCGCTGTTACGCCCGATTGTGGTGGCCGATGAAACCGTGGGCTGGCTGGCCGTGACCCCGTTCCAGAGCGTGACCGAAGCCGGCGGCGAACGGTTCCAGCAATACCAGTTACGCACCAGCCTGGTCATGGGCGCCTTCTCGCTGTTGCTGGCGATGCTGATTGCCTGGTGGATCGCCCGCACGCTGCTGGAGCCGGTCAAGCGGGTGGCTGCGGCAACACATCGCCTGGCCAGCGGCGAATTCAGCAGCCGGGTGGCGGTGACTTCCAATGACGAAGTGGGCCAATTGGCCCGTGACTTCAACCAGCTCGCCTACACCCTGGAACGCAATGAGCAGATGCGCCGCGAATTCATGGCCGATGTGTCCCACGAACTGCGTACCCCGCTGTCGGTACTGCGCGGCGAGCTGGAGGCCATCGAGGATGGCGTGCGCACCCTCGACCAAGGCTCGATGCAGTCCTTGCAGGGCGAAGTGAGCATGCTCAGCAAGCTGGTGGATGACCTGTATGAGCTATCCCTGGCGGATGTCGGGGCGCTGACCTACCGCAAGAGCGCGTGCGCACTGGAGCCGCTGCTGCGCGCCAGTGTGTCGATGTTCCAGGAGCGCTTGAACGCGCGCCACCTGCGCATCGAACTGGATTTGCCAGCGCCGCCCGTGGAACTGCTGGCCGATGCCGGTCGCTTGCAGCAACTGTTCTCCAATCTGCTGGAAAATACTGTGCGCTACACCGACCCGAATGGGCTAATACGTATCAGCGTCGTCCTGGATCGCGCTGACGTGTGCATCGACATCCTCGACTCCGGCCCTGGTGTTTCGGCCGAGCAATTGCCGCGCCTGTTCGAGCGCTTCTATCGCGGCGAATCCTCGCGCAACCGTGCCAGCGGCGGGGCCGGACTGGGGCTCGCGATCTGCCACAGCATCGCCCTCGCCCACGGCGGCAGCCTCAGCGCCGCTCACTCCCCGCTCGGCGGCCTTTGGCTGAGCCTGCGCCTCCCCCGGAATACCTGA
- a CDS encoding efflux RND transporter periplasmic adaptor subunit, with translation MSTKIIAKYLVTAAVFLSLIVLAMLGGCSGGEPPPEAVTPKVSVISIKPQSQVLTTELAGRTQAFMVAQIRPQVGGIVQRRLFVEGADVKVGQALYQLDAASYTAALAQAQASLAKYRATLKSAQATARRDADLVKINAISQQDNEDAQATLLTAAADVQVAEAEVQTARINLAYTRITSPVSGRIETSTVTPGALVVANQDSALTTVQQLDPIYVDVTQSTTELLKLKRDLASGALQSSGDGQARVSLKLDDGSAYNQQGRLKVSGVSVNEGTGTVTLRAEFANPEHLLLPGMYVRAVLEQARDEQAILVPQKAVNRSASGVTTALLVVDGKVEQRELTIDRAVGNQWWVTVGLQAGDQLIVEGGQKVRAGAAVQVQDANAQAATPPTPAKEG, from the coding sequence ATGTCCACGAAAATAATCGCCAAATACCTGGTAACCGCCGCGGTTTTCCTGTCCTTGATCGTTCTGGCCATGCTCGGCGGCTGCTCCGGCGGCGAGCCACCTCCTGAGGCAGTCACGCCCAAAGTCTCGGTGATCAGCATAAAACCCCAGAGCCAAGTGCTGACCACTGAGCTGGCGGGGCGCACCCAGGCCTTCATGGTGGCGCAGATTCGTCCGCAGGTCGGCGGCATCGTCCAGCGGCGACTGTTTGTCGAGGGTGCGGATGTCAAGGTCGGGCAAGCCTTGTACCAATTGGATGCGGCGTCCTACACCGCCGCGCTGGCACAGGCCCAGGCGAGCCTGGCCAAGTACCGCGCCACGCTCAAATCGGCGCAGGCCACCGCCAGGCGCGATGCCGACCTGGTGAAGATCAATGCCATCAGCCAGCAAGATAACGAAGACGCCCAGGCGACCTTGCTGACGGCCGCCGCCGACGTACAAGTTGCCGAGGCCGAAGTCCAGACCGCCCGGATCAACCTGGCCTACACCCGTATTACCTCACCGGTCAGCGGGCGCATCGAAACCTCCACCGTGACCCCGGGGGCGTTGGTGGTGGCTAATCAGGACAGTGCCTTGACCACGGTGCAGCAACTCGATCCGATCTATGTGGATGTGACCCAATCGACCACCGAATTGCTCAAGCTCAAGCGCGACCTGGCCAGCGGCGCGCTGCAGTCCAGCGGTGATGGCCAGGCACGGGTCAGCCTGAAGCTGGACGATGGCAGCGCCTACAACCAGCAGGGGCGGCTCAAAGTCAGTGGTGTGAGTGTCAACGAGGGGACGGGCACGGTCACCCTGCGTGCGGAGTTCGCCAACCCGGAGCACCTGCTGCTACCGGGCATGTATGTCCGCGCGGTGCTCGAACAGGCGCGCGACGAGCAGGCCATCCTGGTTCCGCAAAAAGCCGTGAACCGCAGCGCCAGTGGCGTGACCACCGCGTTGCTGGTGGTCGACGGCAAGGTCGAACAGCGTGAGCTGACCATCGATCGGGCGGTGGGGAATCAGTGGTGGGTGACGGTAGGCCTGCAGGCGGGGGACCAATTGATTGTCGAAGGCGGACAAAAAGTCCGTGCCGGCGCCGCGGTCCAAGTGCAGGATGCCAATGCTCAGGCGGCGACACCTCCCACCCCCGCGAAGGAGGGTTGA
- a CDS encoding efflux RND transporter permease subunit, which produces MAHFFIDRPIFAWVIAIVIMLGGSLSISQLPLEQYPDIAPPTVKISATYNGASAKTVEDSVTQVIEQQMKGLDNLTYMSATSSSAGSASISLTFTAGTDPDVAQMQVQNKLQQAESRLPQSVQSEGLTVTKGGSDFLMIVALASDDPSVTGTQIGDYISTTLLDSISRIDGVGDVQTLGSGYAMRIWLDPALLEKYALMPSDISSALEAQNTEVSAGQLGALPAIKGQQLNATISARSKLQTVEEFRKVVVKSNSDGAVVLLGDVATLELGSESYDISTALNGKPAAAMGVQLAAGANALNVGDAVKAKLKEMEPFYPAQMQLKNVIAYDTTPFVSLSIEEVVKALGEAIVLVVLIMFLFLQSLRATLIPAITVPVVLLGTFGVLALFGYSINTLTMFAMVLAIGLLVDDAIVVVENVERLMGEGLSPVAATRQSMREISGALVGITLVLSAVFIPMAFFGGSTGIIYRQFSVTIVSAMVLSVLVAMTLTPALCASLLKARNGEGHGAQRGFFGWFNRTFERAGAGYERWVGVVLRRWARSLLLYGVVLVVMAVGYVSLATSFLPDEDQGILLAQIQLPVGATDSRTQAVIKQFEDYILQQPEVEAMISISGLGMGGNSQNTARAFIRLKDWSERGGSGQGAAAIAQRATLALSSIGDADAFVMQPPTVRGLGQSSGFDLQLKDLGGLGHDALVAAREQFLELARKDDRLLGVRSNGLDDAPQLKVSIDDRKAGALSLSTSDINSTLATALGGTYVNDFLNQGRVKKVYVEGQASSRMQAADLDHWFVRNSNNEMVPFSSFASSAWGYGSPLLERYNGNSSLEIVGDPAPGVSSGDAMDAVEAIVRQLPQGIGYEWTGQSYQLRLSGSQAPLLYGISVLFVFLCLAALYESWSVPFSVILVVPLGVIGAVLATRVAGLSNDVYFQVGLLTTVGLAAKNAILIVEFAKHLQEQGSSVIDATLVAVRQRLRPILMTSLAFMFGVLPLALSTGAGSAGRQAIGTGVLGGMFSATALGIFFVPLFFVLIRRRFGRVRSASQSAPTGDA; this is translated from the coding sequence GTGGCGCACTTTTTTATTGATCGACCGATTTTCGCCTGGGTCATTGCCATCGTGATCATGCTCGGTGGCAGCCTGTCCATCAGCCAGTTGCCGTTGGAGCAATACCCGGATATCGCGCCGCCCACGGTGAAGATTTCCGCCACCTACAACGGGGCCTCGGCCAAGACCGTCGAAGACTCGGTGACCCAGGTCATCGAGCAGCAGATGAAGGGCCTGGATAACCTGACCTATATGTCGGCCACCAGCAGCTCGGCAGGCAGTGCCAGCATCAGTTTGACCTTTACTGCCGGCACCGACCCGGACGTTGCCCAGATGCAGGTGCAGAACAAGCTGCAACAAGCCGAGTCGAGGCTGCCGCAGTCGGTACAAAGCGAAGGCCTGACCGTGACCAAGGGCGGCTCTGACTTCTTGATGATTGTCGCCCTGGCATCGGACGACCCCAGTGTCACCGGCACCCAGATAGGTGACTACATTTCCACCACCTTGCTCGACTCCATCAGCCGGATAGACGGCGTCGGCGATGTGCAGACGTTGGGCTCCGGCTACGCCATGCGCATCTGGCTGGACCCCGCCTTGCTGGAAAAGTATGCGTTGATGCCGTCGGACATCAGCAGTGCCCTGGAAGCGCAGAACACCGAAGTCTCGGCTGGACAGCTCGGCGCCTTGCCCGCGATCAAGGGGCAGCAACTGAACGCTACGATCAGCGCCCGCAGCAAACTGCAGACCGTGGAAGAGTTTCGCAAGGTCGTGGTCAAGTCCAACAGCGACGGTGCCGTGGTACTGCTGGGCGATGTCGCGACCCTGGAACTGGGCAGTGAAAGCTACGACATCAGCACAGCCCTCAATGGCAAGCCCGCGGCGGCCATGGGCGTGCAGTTGGCCGCCGGCGCCAACGCGCTGAACGTAGGCGACGCGGTCAAGGCCAAGCTCAAGGAGATGGAACCGTTCTATCCGGCGCAAATGCAACTGAAAAACGTGATTGCCTACGACACCACGCCCTTTGTCAGCTTGTCCATCGAGGAGGTGGTCAAGGCCTTGGGCGAGGCCATCGTGCTGGTGGTGTTGATCATGTTCCTGTTCCTGCAGAGCCTGCGCGCAACCCTGATCCCGGCGATTACCGTGCCCGTGGTGCTGCTGGGCACGTTCGGCGTGTTGGCGCTGTTCGGCTACTCGATCAACACCTTGACCATGTTTGCCATGGTCCTGGCGATTGGCTTGCTTGTGGACGATGCCATCGTGGTGGTGGAAAACGTGGAGCGGCTGATGGGCGAAGGGCTGTCGCCCGTGGCGGCCACGCGTCAATCGATGCGTGAAATCAGTGGCGCGCTGGTCGGCATCACCCTGGTGCTGAGTGCGGTATTTATCCCCATGGCGTTTTTCGGTGGTTCCACCGGGATCATCTATCGGCAGTTCTCCGTGACCATCGTCTCGGCCATGGTCCTCTCAGTGTTGGTGGCGATGACCCTGACACCCGCGCTGTGCGCGTCGTTGCTCAAAGCGCGCAATGGCGAGGGGCATGGCGCTCAGCGTGGGTTCTTTGGCTGGTTCAACCGCACCTTCGAGCGCGCCGGCGCCGGTTATGAGCGCTGGGTGGGCGTGGTGTTGCGGCGTTGGGCGCGCAGCCTGCTGTTGTATGGGGTGGTGCTGGTGGTGATGGCGGTGGGTTACGTCAGCCTGGCTACTTCGTTTCTGCCGGACGAGGACCAAGGGATTCTGTTGGCGCAGATCCAGTTGCCGGTCGGCGCGACGGACAGCCGCACACAGGCGGTGATCAAGCAGTTTGAGGACTACATCCTGCAACAGCCCGAGGTCGAAGCGATGATCAGCATCAGCGGCTTGGGCATGGGCGGTAACAGCCAGAACACCGCTCGGGCGTTTATCCGCCTCAAGGATTGGTCCGAACGCGGTGGCTCTGGTCAGGGTGCAGCCGCCATTGCCCAGCGGGCGACCCTGGCACTGTCCAGCATCGGTGATGCCGATGCGTTCGTCATGCAGCCGCCGACCGTGCGCGGCCTGGGCCAGAGCTCGGGGTTCGACCTGCAGCTCAAGGACCTCGGTGGCCTGGGCCATGATGCGTTGGTGGCCGCCCGCGAACAGTTCCTTGAGTTGGCCAGGAAAGATGACCGCCTGCTGGGCGTGCGCAGCAACGGGCTGGACGATGCACCGCAGCTCAAGGTCAGCATTGACGACCGCAAGGCCGGGGCCCTGAGCCTGAGTACCAGCGATATCAACAGCACCCTGGCGACGGCGTTAGGCGGCACTTATGTAAACGACTTTCTCAACCAGGGCCGGGTGAAAAAGGTCTATGTAGAGGGCCAGGCATCCTCGCGCATGCAGGCTGCGGACCTCGATCATTGGTTTGTGCGCAACAGTAACAATGAAATGGTGCCGTTCTCGTCCTTTGCCAGCAGCGCCTGGGGCTACGGCTCGCCGCTGCTGGAACGCTACAACGGTAACTCCTCCCTGGAAATTGTGGGCGACCCGGCGCCAGGGGTGAGTTCCGGCGATGCGATGGACGCGGTGGAGGCCATTGTCCGGCAATTGCCCCAGGGTATCGGCTACGAGTGGACCGGGCAGTCTTATCAACTGCGATTATCCGGGTCCCAGGCGCCGCTGCTCTACGGCATTTCCGTGCTGTTCGTATTCCTGTGTCTGGCCGCGCTCTACGAGAGCTGGTCGGTGCCGTTTTCGGTGATCCTGGTAGTGCCCCTGGGGGTCATCGGTGCGGTGCTGGCGACCCGAGTCGCCGGGCTGAGCAACGACGTGTATTTCCAGGTCGGGCTGTTGACCACCGTGGGCCTGGCTGCAAAAAACGCGATCCTGATCGTTGAGTTTGCCAAGCACTTGCAAGAGCAGGGCAGCAGCGTGATCGACGCGACGCTGGTCGCGGTGCGTCAACGCCTGCGGCCAATCCTGATGACGTCCCTTGCCTTCATGTTCGGTGTATTGCCGCTGGCCTTGAGCACCGGTGCAGGCTCCGCCGGGCGCCAGGCGATTGGTACGGGGGTACTGGGCGGCATGTTCAGCGCCACGGCGCTGGGGATCTTCTTTGTACCGTTGTTTTTCGTGCTGATCCGCCGTCGTTTCGGCCGCGTGCGCAGCGCTAGTCAATCTGCCCCGACAGGTGATGCATGA
- a CDS encoding zinc-dependent alcohol dehydrogenase family protein, which yields MKAVVYEAFSQPPRLMNVEDPTPERHGVVIQVRGTGVCRSDWHGWKGHDPDIQLPHVPGHELAGIVTAVGRDITRWKVGDRVTVPFVGGCGACPECNSGNQQVCNTQFQPGFTHWGSFAEYVGIHQADLNVVALPQSMDFATAASLGCRFATSFRAVVDQGNVSAGQWVAVHGCGGVGLSAVMIAQALGANVIAIDISPEKLELARALGAVATVNAHSVADVTEAVLEITQGGAHVSLDALGHPTTCFNSINNLRRRGKHVQVGLMLADHATPAIPMGKVIAHELEIYGSHGMQAHRYDAMIQMITSGKLAPEKLVGKTISLAQSIDALMNMDRFETAGVTVVTEF from the coding sequence ATGAAAGCAGTTGTCTACGAAGCCTTTTCCCAACCGCCGCGCCTGATGAACGTCGAAGACCCGACGCCGGAGCGTCACGGCGTGGTCATACAGGTGCGGGGCACGGGGGTCTGCCGCAGCGACTGGCACGGCTGGAAGGGGCATGATCCGGACATCCAACTGCCGCATGTTCCCGGGCATGAGCTTGCCGGCATCGTGACGGCGGTTGGCAGGGATATCACCCGGTGGAAGGTCGGCGACCGTGTAACGGTGCCTTTTGTCGGCGGGTGTGGCGCCTGTCCCGAGTGCAACAGCGGTAACCAGCAAGTCTGCAATACGCAGTTTCAACCGGGCTTCACTCATTGGGGGTCGTTTGCGGAGTACGTCGGCATACACCAGGCCGACCTGAACGTCGTCGCACTCCCGCAGAGCATGGACTTCGCGACTGCTGCGAGCCTGGGCTGCCGCTTCGCCACTTCATTCCGCGCCGTCGTTGACCAAGGCAACGTCAGCGCCGGACAGTGGGTCGCGGTGCATGGCTGCGGAGGCGTGGGCCTGTCCGCCGTGATGATCGCCCAGGCCCTCGGCGCCAATGTCATCGCCATCGATATTTCGCCGGAAAAACTCGAACTGGCACGCGCGCTCGGCGCCGTTGCAACCGTGAACGCACACAGCGTTGCGGACGTCACCGAAGCCGTGCTGGAAATCACCCAGGGGGGCGCCCACGTATCGCTGGATGCATTGGGCCATCCCACCACGTGCTTCAACTCCATCAACAACCTGCGCCGTCGAGGCAAGCACGTCCAGGTAGGCCTGATGCTCGCGGACCACGCCACGCCGGCGATCCCCATGGGCAAGGTCATCGCGCACGAGCTTGAGATCTACGGCAGCCACGGCATGCAAGCACATCGTTATGACGCCATGATCCAGATGATCACCTCGGGAAAACTGGCGCCGGAAAAACTCGTGGGTAAAACCATCAGCCTGGCGCAGTCCATCGACGCGTTGATGAACATGGACCGCTTCGAGACCGCTGGCGTAACCGTCGTGACCGAGTTCTAG
- a CDS encoding diguanylate cyclase — MMSFRMGALKASDVTLCVLVCLAGVAITTLVLILFVGSEQRTVSVAFQREVDERFSRLQRRFTFQDLKLDTVRRFFINADDVTEKEFMGFVTPLVEEGETYGWVPRILEQDLQAFRNKALLNGASDFSYHEIDPMTQTEAPLSSRPEHMVLLYLSKRDDVKITPGMDVLARPDREALLRKARETHRMVVSEPLKMTSGQTGVFFVAPVFKEPSEASLDDDGLQGFIVSTIRLASLMEHGIPLPSLQRLNVTLSLIDTPRQNDIFYQSLSPAAPSALYAQRVLKVADQHYSMQFRPSSTFLSSNSHAAFVILIVAFGTGLTLLMTFMVYMLITQRARALSLVDERTQDLRLLNITDHLTGVYNRRHFEALMERLLVEADAQRSPLSLIMFDVDHFKRINDLKGHQCGDNVLKSLCVRLRSAIRKTDLLCRTGGEEFALICPGSDLNDTKLLAEKLRSLVSALPFEEAGQVTCSFGVATWSPSESFDALVRRADSAMYSAKSNGRDQVQLADR, encoded by the coding sequence ATGATGTCTTTTCGTATGGGCGCCCTCAAAGCATCCGACGTGACCCTGTGCGTTCTCGTGTGCCTGGCTGGGGTGGCCATCACGACCTTGGTACTGATACTTTTCGTCGGGTCGGAGCAGCGCACCGTTAGCGTTGCGTTTCAACGGGAAGTTGACGAACGATTCAGTCGCCTGCAGCGACGCTTTACTTTCCAGGACTTGAAATTGGACACCGTCAGGCGTTTCTTCATCAACGCCGACGATGTCACGGAAAAGGAGTTCATGGGGTTCGTCACGCCTCTCGTCGAAGAGGGTGAAACCTACGGCTGGGTACCGAGGATTCTCGAGCAGGATCTACAAGCGTTTCGCAATAAAGCGCTACTCAATGGTGCGAGTGACTTTTCGTACCATGAGATTGACCCCATGACCCAGACCGAAGCCCCCCTCTCCAGCCGTCCGGAGCACATGGTCTTGCTCTACTTGTCCAAGCGCGATGACGTGAAGATAACACCCGGCATGGATGTACTCGCCCGCCCGGATCGCGAGGCCTTGTTGAGAAAGGCACGGGAAACACATCGAATGGTCGTGTCCGAACCCTTGAAAATGACCAGTGGCCAGACCGGGGTTTTCTTTGTCGCGCCTGTATTCAAGGAACCCTCGGAGGCCTCACTGGACGATGATGGTTTGCAGGGGTTCATCGTCTCGACGATACGCTTGGCGTCCTTGATGGAACATGGCATTCCGTTACCCAGTCTGCAACGCCTGAACGTGACCCTGTCATTGATCGACACACCGCGTCAGAACGACATTTTTTATCAGAGCTTATCGCCGGCCGCCCCTTCGGCGCTTTACGCTCAACGCGTGTTGAAAGTAGCCGACCAGCACTACTCGATGCAGTTTCGCCCAAGCTCGACATTTTTGAGCTCTAACAGCCACGCAGCGTTTGTCATTCTGATCGTCGCGTTCGGAACAGGATTGACGCTGCTGATGACGTTCATGGTGTACATGCTGATCACACAGCGTGCGCGCGCGCTTTCTCTGGTTGATGAGCGCACGCAAGACTTGCGCTTATTGAACATTACCGACCACCTGACGGGCGTGTATAACCGCCGGCACTTCGAAGCGTTGATGGAGCGCCTGCTCGTTGAGGCCGACGCGCAACGCAGCCCCTTATCGCTGATCATGTTCGACGTCGATCACTTCAAACGCATCAACGACCTCAAGGGGCATCAGTGTGGTGATAACGTGCTGAAGTCATTGTGCGTACGACTACGTTCGGCAATACGCAAAACCGATCTTCTGTGCAGGACGGGTGGGGAAGAGTTTGCATTGATCTGCCCTGGAAGCGACCTGAACGATACGAAACTGTTGGCAGAAAAGCTCCGATCCCTCGTAAGCGCCCTCCCCTTTGAGGAGGCCGGTCAAGTAACGTGCAGCTTCGGCGTCGCGACGTGGAGTCCATCGGAATCATTTGACGCTCTCGTTCGGCGTGCGGACAGCGCCATGTACAGCGCTAAATCAAATGGTCGTGACCAAGTCCAACTCGCCGATAGATAA